ATAGGGACGGTAGGGACTTGCGGTCCACTGCCACAGCACCCCATGGGCATGGTGCATCGCTGGGCCATGGAGAGCGCAGGCATGCTCCCATTCCGCTTCTGTTGGCAGACGGCACGCACTCCAGCGGGCGAAGGCATCGGCTTCGAACCAACTCAAATGCCGCACAGGTGCTGCAGGATCTCGCCGCTGCCGTCCGGCAAGGCCAAATTCGTCGTGCGCGTCGCGCCAATAGCGTGGTTGTGTCCAGCCGTGTTGGCGCACCAAGCCCCATCCATCACTCATCCAGAGTTCTGGACGCTGGTACCCGCCGTCGTCGATGAAGGTTTGGTACTCGGCATTGCTGATGAGTTCATCGCTGATCTGAAATGGATCGAGCCAAACCCTGTGCCGTGGGGTTTCGTTGTCGAAATGAAAACTGTTGTTCTGGGCACCGATCTCCAAGATGCCTCCTTCAAATGCCAGCCACTGGCGTGGGTTCGTACGTGTTTTGAGGTCTGCATCACCGCTGTAGGTGGGCTCCAGGGGTTGCCGGCTGAATCCATCCAGCAGATCCATCAGCAACAACTCTTGGTGCTGTTGCTCGTGCTGCAACCCAAGCTCCACCAGGGTTCGGAGTTCCGGCGTTGGTTCTTGGCCGAGCAATTGCGTCAACCCAGCGTCAACGTCGGCACGCCATTCGAGAATTTCGCGGATGGGTGGCCGGCTCAGAAGGCCCCGCTCCGAACGGGGGTGTCGTTCCCCCACTGAGTCGTAATAGGAATTGAATTGGTAGCTCCAACGGGGATCGCAGGGCCGATGGCCGGTGAGATACGGCTGAAGAACAAAGGTGTCGAAGAACCAGGTGGTGTGCGCCAGATGCCATTTCGGTGGGCTGGCGTTTGCCATCCCCTGCAGGCCAAGATCTTCTGGTTCAAGACCTGCAATCAGGGCTTCACTGCGACGCCGCACCTCCATCAGGGTGTCAAGCAGCAAGGTGTGAAGGAGAGCTTGCGAGACCCTAAGAGTTGAAGGCGTCTAGTTCAGCCTCGGTAGCATCACCCCAATGATGCAGCGTGGATTTTGAGCGTTACCGGCACAGTGCTGGTGGAGCGCTACCGATTGGAGGAGCGCCTCTCTGGGCCTGATCCGGTTCAGGGGTCCCTGTGGCGCGGTGTGGATCTTTTGGCGGGGGAGATCCCTGTAGTGATCCGTCAGCTGGAGAGCCCCGCGTCCAAACAGCGCCTGCAGAGGCACTGGCCTCTGTTGCAAGCGATCTTGCATCCCCAAATTCCGCGATGTGGTGAGCAGTTGGAGGTGGACGGGGTCCTCTGGACCGTTCGTGATTGGCAGGAGGGTGTGAGCTACGCGCAATTGCTCCAACAGCGGGAGCAACGTCAGATGCTGTTTGGCCCTGGGGAGGTGCTGCTGTTGCTGCGTCAGCTGTTGCCTGTGTTGGCTGTGGTGCATGGCCGGGGCTTGGTGCACGGTGATGTGAATCCCCGCAACCTGTTGCGCCGTAGCGCCGATGGGTTGCCCGTGCTCTTGGATTTTGGCTTGGTGCAGGCGGAGGGGGAGGAGCCCTTGGCGGGGGCCACGCCTGGCTATGCCCCCCGAGCCCAAGGCCGCGGAGAAGCCTGTGCGGCGTGGATGGATTTGCACGGTCTTGGGGTTTCGTCCCTTGTGCTGCTCACAGGACGACCGCCGGAACAGTTGATCTCCCCCTCTGAAGATGGGTGGTGCTGGCCTGAGCAGCTCCAGCTGAAGGATGTCTTTAAAGAGGTGCTGCAACGGCTCTTGAGCGAAGATCCGCAGCGGCGTTTTGCTGATGCGGCATCGGTCCTGGCAGCCCTCAAATCGGTGCCGATGCCTGAACAGTCGGGTCCAATGGCCCGGGCGGATCGAACTGTCCCGCTGGCTCCCTCGTCGATCACTGCAACTGAGCCAGCACTTCCATCGTTGACGCCAGCGGCCACGCCCTCGCGTCGGCTGAGCCGTCTTGAAGAACGGGAATTGGGGGCTGAGGGCCGTTTGTGGCCTGTGGTGGCTGCCTTGGCACTGTCTGCCCTGGTGGGTTCCGCGATCGGTTGGTTTCTGTTGTCGCGTCAGGCCGCCCCTGGTAAGGCGCCCTCAACGGCAACTGATGTGGTGGGACAGCCCCAGACCGCAAGCCTTCCACCGGCGGAAGTGGATGAACGCCAGCAGTTGCTGAGTCGTCTGAGGGCCCTTCAGGTGGACCGCACTTGGTTCTTGAAGTTGGCGAACACCGCCGTTTTGGATCGTTTTCCCGAGCGAGGGGGACGTTTGCCATCCGACGATTTGGAGGATGCACCGCTGCGTCGGGTTTGGAACGATCTGGCCGAAGATTGGTTGGCGCGGATAGAACAGCTGCCTCCAACGTTGCGCTCACGGCTGGGGAGCCTCAAGCAGGCCGATTGGAGTGAGCAGCGCGCAGCGTTGGTGAAACAGGGTGTTACCCCTCGCGCAGTGGAGCAGCTGGTGAGTGCCGGTGCCCGAGACCTCTTGCCTGGCGATGCCCGAGGGCGGCAACCGCAAGAGCCCTATCGCCAACTTTGGTATGCGGCAGCGATTGAGAGCCTTCGCGATGTTCAGATTGAGCAGGTGAAAGCTCGGCCGCGGATTGCAACGAATCTGTCGTTGCGGATTCCAGCAGGGGGCGCACGCTTGATCTCCGTTGTTGTGCCTGCTGGTGCAGGCCTTGTGCTTGGCATCAATGGCACTCCACTGATGGAAATGACCGTGTTCGGCGCTGACGGCGAGGTCAGGGCGGAGCGGGGACCCTTGCGGGTTTCAACGCTTCAGCCGGACCTTGGTTCTCCCGTTCAGGTGTTGATCACCAATGACGGAGTCTCGTCGGGATCTTTCACGTTGTCTTGTCGGGCTGATCAACCGCGGTCGCGCCAACAAAAGCCTGTACTCGAGCGGCGCCGGCGGGTGCCATTGCCTGAAGTTGAGGCTGAACCAATTCCAGACCCAGCAACGGGGGAGTGAGTCGAATCGTTTCCGTTTTGGAATCGATTTCTTCAGGAATTGAATTGTAAAAATTAAAAATAGATCTAAAAATTATTGATATTTGGCCATGGCAGAACGAACCTCTTTTTTTGATTGTTTTTCCTTATCAGCGGCGCGTTTGTCGTGCAACTTACGGCCTTTGCCAACCCCAATTGTGATCTTGATCCAGGAACCTTTCAAGTGAATGTTCAGGGGGATGAGAGCGAGTCCTTTTTTGTCTAATTGCCCCCGTAGCTTGTCGATCTCACGACGGTGGGCGAGCAGCTTTCGCGTTCGTAAGGGGTCGTGATTGAAATAAGCGCTCGCGTGGCTATGGGGGGAGATGTGCACGTTGTGAAGTTGCAGTTCTCCGTTGCGAATCAGGCAAAAACCATCGCGGAGATTTGCTTTGCCATTGCGGATTGATTTCACTTCAGTGCCAACGAGCTCGATGCCTGTTTCAAGGGTTTCGAGGATTTCGTACTGATGCCGAGCCTGGCGGTTGTCGGCCATGAGCCGGTTTGCGGCGGCCCTGGCGGCGGCAGCGGCGGCTTTTTTGACTCCTCCTTTTGCCATGACATTGCATGCGTCTACCGAGGCTATCCAGGCCTGGGTAGCCTTGCCCCATGGCGATTGTCTCTTCCAGCTCCGGTCGCAAGTCCCCTTGTCGCGAAACAGCGTTGGTGGATCCGCAGCCAGCTCCTGAAGAACAGGTGATTCGACCGGAAGACAGCTTGCGGCCGAAACGCCTATCGGAGTACATCGGCCAAAGCGAGCTCAAGCAGGTGTTGGGCATCGCTGTTGAGGCGGCGCTGGGCCGTGGTGAAGCCCTCGACCACGTGCTGCTCTATGGCCCGCCTGGGCTGGGAAAAACCACCATGGCATTGGTGCTTGCTGAGGAGCTTGGGGTGAACTGTCGAATCACCAGTGCCCCAGCGTTGGAGCGACCGCGCGACATCGTTGGTTTACTCGTGAATCTCCAGCCGCGAGATCTGCTCTTTATTGATGAGATCCATCGGCTTTCGCGGGTAGCCGAGGAGCTTCTCTATCCAGCGATGGAGGATCGTCGCCTGGATCTCACGGTTGGGAAGGGCAGCACGGCCCGAACCCGCACTTTGGATCTTCCGCCCTTCACTCTCGTGGGTGCCACAACGAGGGCAGGTTCCTTGAGCTCTCCGTTGCGTGATCGCTTTGGCTTGATTCAGCGTTTGGAGTTTTACGGCCAAACCGATCTTGAAGCGATTGTGGCTCGAACCGCCGAGTTGGTGTCGGTGGATCTCACGTTTGATGCCTGTGCTCGTATTGCCGCCTCATGCCGAGGGACACCGCGGATCGCGAACCGTCTGCTGCGTCGCGTCCGGGATGTGGCCAGTGTGCGCCAGGGAAAGGGAACGATTGATGACGCGATGGTGGCGGAAGCGCTCAGCCTGCATCGCGTGGATCACCGTGGCCTTGATGCCAGTGACCGTCGCTTGCTCGCCATGTTGATGGATCAGCATGGAGGAGGCCCCGTTGGGCTTGAAACACTGGCGGCGGCCTTGGGCGAAGACCCCGTCACGTTGGAAACAGTTGTCGAACCATTTTTGCTCCAGCAGGGCTTACTGGTTCGTACACCGCGGGGACGCATGGTCACCGATGCTGCGCGTTCGCATATCGCGGAGGCCGCATGAAGCGGTGGTTGGTTGGCTTTCTGGCGGTGAGCTTGATCTGGCCCTGGTCCGCCCTCGCATTGGATCTAAAGGGTCTTTATGAACAGGCTTTAAATGCGAGCCGATCGGGTGATTTTGTTCAAGCTCTACCGCTATGGGATCGGGTGTTGGAGCAGTCCCCTCAAGATGCGGCGGCCTTGAGCAACCGTGGCAATGTGCGGCTGGCGCTTGGCGATCTTGACGGCGCGATTGAGGATCAAACTCGATCGATTGAGTTGGCCCCAGATGAGGCCGATCCGCATCTGAACCGCGGCACTGCGGAGGAAGCATTGCGAGATTGGTCAGCTGCTGCTGCCGACTATCTCTGGATCCTTGAACGGCAGCCGGACGATGCGTCCGCCCTGTACAACCTCGGCAATGTTCGTGGCTCCGAAGGGGATTGGGATGGAGCTCGCGATTTGTATGGGCAGGCTTCCCTTGCTCGGCCGGGCTTTGCGATGGCCCGTTCCAGTGAGGCCTTGGCTGCCTGGCAACAGGGTGATCTGGCCTGGGCGGAGCTGGAGTTGCGCAAGTTGATCAGGCGTTATCCCCTCTTTGCCGATGCCAGAGCTGCCTTAAGTGGTTTGCTGTGGCGTCAGGGTTCTGCCGGAGAAGCCGAAAGCAATTGGGCCGCGGCGGCGGGGCTGGATCAGCGCTATCGCCAGGCAGATTGGTTGGTGGATGTGCGTCGCTGGCCACCCCAGCCCACCCAAGACCTGATGGCTTTTTTGGCTTTGGAGAAGTCTTGAGATGGATGTGTTGAGCTCTCCTTTGGATCGTTTGGGGCAGGAGTTGCCCGAGTTACTCGAATTGCGCCAGCACTTGCATGCGCATCCGGAACTCAGTGGAGAAGAGCATCAGACGGCAGCGTTGGTGGCTGGAGAGCTGCGGAGCTTGGGTTGGCGGGTTCAAGAGGGCGTCGGCCGCACAGGGGTTGTTGCCGAATTGGGGCCCAATCAAGGGCCCATCGTTGGATTGCGCGTTGATATGGATGCCCTTCCTGTGGAGGAACGCACGGGCTTGCCCTATGCCTCTAAGTCTCAGGGGGTGATGCATGCCTGTGGCCATGATCTGCACACTTGTACGGGGCTGGGGGTGGCCAGGCTCTTGGCGGCCTTGCCGTCATTGCAGGCGCGAGTGCGCCTCCTTTTTCAACCGGCTGAAGAGATAGCTCAGGGGGCTATTTGGATGCGGGATGCGGGGGCGACCAAGGGATTGGATGCTCTGTTTGGCATTCACGTGGTCCCCAATTTGCCGGCTGGGATTGTGGGGATCCGTCGCGGTTGTCTAACGGCCGCGGCTGGAGAGCTGGAGATTCTTGTGCGAGGAGAAGGGGGCCATGGGGCCCGACCCCATCAGTCGGTGGATGCCATCTGGATGGCTGCAAAGGTGGTCACCGAGTTGCAGCAGGCGATCAGCCGTCGGTTGGATGCTCTACAGCCGGTGGTAGTGAGTTTTGGAAAAGTAGAAGGGGGTAGGGCTTTCAATGTGATTGCTGACCAAGTTCGCTTGTTGGGCACGGTGCGTTGTTTGGATTTAGATCAGCACGCGATGCTGCCCGGTTGGATTGAAGACACGGTTCAAGCCATTTGTGCGGGTTGTGGAGGCAGTGCTGAGGTGCGCTATCGCTGCATTGCGCCGCCAGTGGATAACGATGTTGCCCTCACCAACCTTCTCGAACGCTGTGCGATCGATCGACTGGGTCGAGATCGGGTAGTGCCTGTAGAGCAACCATCCTTGGGTGCGGAGGATTTCGCAGAGTTGCTGCGAGATGTGCCTGGAATGATGATGCGGCTGGGGGTGGCAGGTCCGGATGGCTGCGCCCCCCTGCATAACGGAGCCTTTGCACTCGATGACACAGCCCTTGCCGTAGGTATCGAGGTGTTGGCCGCAACACTCTTGGCCTGGATGGCGGAGTACGGCGGCTGATGAAAGTGGAGCGTGTGGTGGCTTGGCTGTCATTGGGAGCACCGTTGTTGATCGTGCTTGCTGTTGTTGCTGCACAGCAACGCGATGGGAATGACAGGGTTCAGGCTCTGCCTGTCGCGGTCGTGGGATCGGCCCTCATCGTGAGTTCTGGCCTCGGACGACGTCGTCGACGCGCCAGGCTGTTCGCAAATTTGAAGCGGTCGCGTGTTCAGGATGGTGATGGATGACTGAGGCCAGCCCACAACCCGATCTAGGTGCCCTAAGGGATGCAATTGCCAGTGGAGATCCAGTCAGGGCAATGCCAGCGCTAACCCAGCTGCGGTTCTGCGAAGCGGAGGATGCAGTGCCGTTGTTAGTTCTAGGCACAGAGCAAAAACCCTTCCTTGTGCGTTCTCTTAGTTGTAGTGGCCTGGGTTACAAACGCACTGAACAGGGTTGGGATGTTTTAAGTCGTTTGCTGGGTTCGGACGAAGATCCAAATGTTCGAGCGGAAGCCGCGAATGCCTTAGCCAGTTATGGCGTCGAGCGTTCCTGGCCTTTGCTTCAAGCGACGTTTACAGCAGATGGTGCCTGGCTGGTGCGTTGCAGCATTCTTTCGGCCTTGGCGGAACAGCCTGAGATCAAGCTCATCTGGTTACTCGAACTAGCTCAAGCGGCGATTACCGATGGTGATGGCACGGTTCGGGTGAGTGGTGCGGAGATTCTTGGTCGAATTGTGCGGGATGGCATCAACAAACCGATTGGTGCAGAAGCCCGAGCTCTTTTACAGCCGCTGCAGCAGGACGTTGATCACCGGGTTGTTGCGGCAGCATTGAACGGTCTTCAGGTCAGCTAAATATTTCATTGCGGGGCTGTTGCTAGTTTTTAAGAACCACTAGGGGTGCCCCACACATTTTTATGTGCGGGGCTGAGATCACACCCTCGGAACCTGATTCGGTTAACACCGGCGAAGGGAAGTGAACGATGTGATCTGCGGCCGTTTGGCTGGCTCCTGGCAATTCAGTTGCAGCCAATCACATGCGTACTCAATGGGTTTCTGCTCGCAAGGGCCAAGCGAATGTGTCTCAGATGCATTACGCCCGCAAGGGTGTGGTCACTGAAGAGATGGCCTATGTGGCCAAGAGGGAGAACCTGCCCGAATCGTTAATCATGGAGGAGGTGGCGCGTGGTCGCATGATCATCCCCGCCAACATCAATCACACGAATTTGGAGCCAATGGCGATTGGCATCGCCAGTAGCTGCAAAGTGAACGCGAATATCGGTGCTTCCCCGAATGCTTCCGATGCCGCGGAAGAGGTGAACAAGCTGAAGCTGGCGGTGAAATATGGCGCTGACACCGTCATGGATTTATCCACAGGTGGTGTGAATCTCGACGAGGTACGTACCGCAATCATTGGTGCATCTCCCGTTCCGATTGGAACAGTTCCTGTTTATCAAGCGCTGGAAAGTGTGCATGGTTCGATTGAAAAGTTGGATGAAGATGATTTTCTCCACATTATTGAGAAGCACTGCCAGCAGGGAGTTGACTATCAGACGATTCATGCGGGTCTGCTAATTGAACATCTACCTAAGGTGAAGGGTCGAATCACAGGCATTGTGAGTCGTGGTGGTGGGATTTTGGCGCAGTGGATGTTGTACCACCACCGTCAAAATCCTTTGTTCACTCGCTTTGACGATATTTGCGAAATTTTTAAGCGCTACGACTGCACGTTCTCTTTGGGGGATTCACTGCGGCCCGGTTGCCAACATGATGCTTCTGATGCTGCGCAACTGGCCGAGCTCAAAACTCTTGGAGAGTTAACGCGGCGGGCTTGGAAGCACGATGTACAGGTCATGGTTGAAGGGCCAGGTCATGTGCCTTTGGATCAGATTGAATTCAACGTGAAAAAACAAATGGAAGAGTGCAATGAGGCACCCTTCTATGTTCTTGGACCATTGGTGACTGATATTGCACCTGGTTATGACCACATCACCTCTGCGATCGGTGCAGCAATGGCTGGCTGGCACGGCACTGCGATGCTCTGTTATGTGACTCCAAAAGAGCATCTTGGTCTTCCGAATGCAGAGGATGTTCGTGAGGGACTGATTGCTTACAAAATTGCTGCGCATGCGGCAGATATTGCCCGTCACCGCCCTGGTGCTCGTGATCGCGATGATGAATTGAGCCGCGCACGTTATGCCTTTGATTGGAACAAACAATTTGAGTTGTCATTAGATCCAGAAAGGGCGAAGGAGTATCACGACGAGACGTTGCCTGCAGACATCTATAAGCAAGCAGAGTTTTGCTCGATGTGCGGTCCGAAGCACTGTCCGATGCAAACCAAGATCACGGATGAAGATCTCGAAGGGCTTCAAAAAGTTCTTGAGTCACAGGGTGCCGCTGAACTTGCCTCAGTAAAACTTGATAAGGCTGAATAAATTATTCGGCCTTTTGTACGATTCTTATAGGCGTCCCGGCTTCGTTATTAGGAGCCGGGCTTTTTTGTTGATTGACGCATCAAGCCAAATGGCCAGTTTTGATATGGGCTTTCATAGAAAAAGCCCTTCGATTTGAAGGGCTTATATGTGTATTTATCGAAGCCTGGTTGTGTAACTCAGCCCAGCAGCGCCTTGGATTTGGCGACAACATTGTCCACAGTAAACCCAAACTCCTTTAAACAGGTTCCGCCTGGAGCTGAAGCACCAAAGCGATTCATGGTGATGCTGTCGCCATCGAGTCCGATGAAACGGTGCCAACCGAACGATTCAGCTGCTTCTACCACGATCCGTTTGCGAACAGCGTTGGGGAGCACCTCTTCCTTGTAAGCATCGGCCTGTTCGTCGAATAGTTCGACACAAGGCATTGAAACGACGCGGACCTTCTTGCCATCAGCGGTGAGCTGCTTAGCGGCCTGGACGCAGAGGTCCAGCTCGGTGCCGGTGCCGATCAGGATCAGATCGGGGGTCCCAGCGCAGTCTTCGAGCACGTAACCACCAAGTGCAACCTTGTCGATCGACGAGTTGGCTTGGTTGGCCATGCCCTGACGGCTGAGGCACAGTGAGCTGGGACGTTTGCGGTTTTGAATCGCCAGCTTGTAGGCGCCGCTGGTTTCGTTGCCGTCTCCGGGGCGGAACACCAACATCCCAGGCATCGCCCGCAGTGAAGGGATCGTTTCGATTGGCTGGTGGGTCGGGCCGTCTTCTCCCACACCGATTGAGTCGTGCGTCAGCACATAGATCACACCCAGCATGCTCAAGGCCGAAAGGCGCATGGAGCCGCGCATGTAGTC
The DNA window shown above is from Synechococcus sp. CC9902 and carries:
- the thiC gene encoding phosphomethylpyrimidine synthase ThiC, which gives rise to MRTQWVSARKGQANVSQMHYARKGVVTEEMAYVAKRENLPESLIMEEVARGRMIIPANINHTNLEPMAIGIASSCKVNANIGASPNASDAAEEVNKLKLAVKYGADTVMDLSTGGVNLDEVRTAIIGASPVPIGTVPVYQALESVHGSIEKLDEDDFLHIIEKHCQQGVDYQTIHAGLLIEHLPKVKGRITGIVSRGGGILAQWMLYHHRQNPLFTRFDDICEIFKRYDCTFSLGDSLRPGCQHDASDAAQLAELKTLGELTRRAWKHDVQVMVEGPGHVPLDQIEFNVKKQMEECNEAPFYVLGPLVTDIAPGYDHITSAIGAAMAGWHGTAMLCYVTPKEHLGLPNAEDVREGLIAYKIAAHAADIARHRPGARDRDDELSRARYAFDWNKQFELSLDPERAKEYHDETLPADIYKQAEFCSMCGPKHCPMQTKITDEDLEGLQKVLESQGAAELASVKLDKAE
- a CDS encoding HEAT repeat domain-containing protein, whose amino-acid sequence is MTEASPQPDLGALRDAIASGDPVRAMPALTQLRFCEAEDAVPLLVLGTEQKPFLVRSLSCSGLGYKRTEQGWDVLSRLLGSDEDPNVRAEAANALASYGVERSWPLLQATFTADGAWLVRCSILSALAEQPEIKLIWLLELAQAAITDGDGTVRVSGAEILGRIVRDGINKPIGAEARALLQPLQQDVDHRVVAAALNGLQVS
- a CDS encoding amidohydrolase, whose amino-acid sequence is MDVLSSPLDRLGQELPELLELRQHLHAHPELSGEEHQTAALVAGELRSLGWRVQEGVGRTGVVAELGPNQGPIVGLRVDMDALPVEERTGLPYASKSQGVMHACGHDLHTCTGLGVARLLAALPSLQARVRLLFQPAEEIAQGAIWMRDAGATKGLDALFGIHVVPNLPAGIVGIRRGCLTAAAGELEILVRGEGGHGARPHQSVDAIWMAAKVVTELQQAISRRLDALQPVVVSFGKVEGGRAFNVIADQVRLLGTVRCLDLDQHAMLPGWIEDTVQAICAGCGGSAEVRYRCIAPPVDNDVALTNLLERCAIDRLGRDRVVPVEQPSLGAEDFAELLRDVPGMMMRLGVAGPDGCAPLHNGAFALDDTALAVGIEVLAATLLAWMAEYGG
- a CDS encoding DUF3188 domain-containing protein — protein: MKVERVVAWLSLGAPLLIVLAVVAAQQRDGNDRVQALPVAVVGSALIVSSGLGRRRRRARLFANLKRSRVQDGDG
- a CDS encoding tetratricopeptide repeat protein; translation: MKRWLVGFLAVSLIWPWSALALDLKGLYEQALNASRSGDFVQALPLWDRVLEQSPQDAAALSNRGNVRLALGDLDGAIEDQTRSIELAPDEADPHLNRGTAEEALRDWSAAAADYLWILERQPDDASALYNLGNVRGSEGDWDGARDLYGQASLARPGFAMARSSEALAAWQQGDLAWAELELRKLIRRYPLFADARAALSGLLWRQGSAGEAESNWAAAAGLDQRYRQADWLVDVRRWPPQPTQDLMAFLALEKS
- the egtB gene encoding ergothioneine biosynthesis protein EgtB, translating into MLLDTLMEVRRRSEALIAGLEPEDLGLQGMANASPPKWHLAHTTWFFDTFVLQPYLTGHRPCDPRWSYQFNSYYDSVGERHPRSERGLLSRPPIREILEWRADVDAGLTQLLGQEPTPELRTLVELGLQHEQQHQELLLMDLLDGFSRQPLEPTYSGDADLKTRTNPRQWLAFEGGILEIGAQNNSFHFDNETPRHRVWLDPFQISDELISNAEYQTFIDDGGYQRPELWMSDGWGLVRQHGWTQPRYWRDAHDEFGLAGRQRRDPAAPVRHLSWFEADAFARWSACRLPTEAEWEHACALHGPAMHHAHGVLWQWTASPYRPYPGFRPPPGAIGEYNGKFMSSQMVLRGSCWLTPPGHSRDTYRNFFPPFSRWMAAGVRLAR
- a CDS encoding serine/threonine protein kinase, which translates into the protein MSVTGTVLVERYRLEERLSGPDPVQGSLWRGVDLLAGEIPVVIRQLESPASKQRLQRHWPLLQAILHPQIPRCGEQLEVDGVLWTVRDWQEGVSYAQLLQQREQRQMLFGPGEVLLLLRQLLPVLAVVHGRGLVHGDVNPRNLLRRSADGLPVLLDFGLVQAEGEEPLAGATPGYAPRAQGRGEACAAWMDLHGLGVSSLVLLTGRPPEQLISPSEDGWCWPEQLQLKDVFKEVLQRLLSEDPQRRFADAASVLAALKSVPMPEQSGPMARADRTVPLAPSSITATEPALPSLTPAATPSRRLSRLEERELGAEGRLWPVVAALALSALVGSAIGWFLLSRQAAPGKAPSTATDVVGQPQTASLPPAEVDERQQLLSRLRALQVDRTWFLKLANTAVLDRFPERGGRLPSDDLEDAPLRRVWNDLAEDWLARIEQLPPTLRSRLGSLKQADWSEQRAALVKQGVTPRAVEQLVSAGARDLLPGDARGRQPQEPYRQLWYAAAIESLRDVQIEQVKARPRIATNLSLRIPAGGARLISVVVPAGAGLVLGINGTPLMEMTVFGADGEVRAERGPLRVSTLQPDLGSPVQVLITNDGVSSGSFTLSCRADQPRSRQQKPVLERRRRVPLPEVEAEPIPDPATGE
- the ruvB gene encoding Holliday junction branch migration DNA helicase RuvB, with amino-acid sequence MAIVSSSSGRKSPCRETALVDPQPAPEEQVIRPEDSLRPKRLSEYIGQSELKQVLGIAVEAALGRGEALDHVLLYGPPGLGKTTMALVLAEELGVNCRITSAPALERPRDIVGLLVNLQPRDLLFIDEIHRLSRVAEELLYPAMEDRRLDLTVGKGSTARTRTLDLPPFTLVGATTRAGSLSSPLRDRFGLIQRLEFYGQTDLEAIVARTAELVSVDLTFDACARIAASCRGTPRIANRLLRRVRDVASVRQGKGTIDDAMVAEALSLHRVDHRGLDASDRRLLAMLMDQHGGGPVGLETLAAALGEDPVTLETVVEPFLLQQGLLVRTPRGRMVTDAARSHIAEAA
- the smpB gene encoding SsrA-binding protein SmpB, encoding MAKGGVKKAAAAAARAAANRLMADNRQARHQYEILETLETGIELVGTEVKSIRNGKANLRDGFCLIRNGELQLHNVHISPHSHASAYFNHDPLRTRKLLAHRREIDKLRGQLDKKGLALIPLNIHLKGSWIKITIGVGKGRKLHDKRAADKEKQSKKEVRSAMAKYQ